In one window of Megalops cyprinoides isolate fMegCyp1 chromosome 24, fMegCyp1.pri, whole genome shotgun sequence DNA:
- the LOC118771479 gene encoding interferon-induced very large GTPase 1-like, with product MDNSNQPKKRNQLALDYIHQLMMLDCNARYIGTKSSAAVCEEKCSTVESGDDFLNTESDDTEEDENQGIHPMDIHIAVFLCADDFLRQYICTKLAMCQFALPLLVPDPGTGEVEFPLWALRQVRKSWKCRQESAGTAVQRYDDQLMSSTPAPIISFIRLGSSSQSKSQILNNIISKQKHDVFFHRHCRGSTPNRSLMDGVVEVSWYLPGGRRDDTFDSCVAFMNLHGDASKHPRQLEFLQDVSTVNLVLLSENGLDEEAKRISKALFDSPVPLICLFSGKEKVLPGPNRTRVRLAVKNKNEALLSDEITHHIKRCVNYQLKKNREPQKNSLEKCLGAGKKHFKVDEEKYTCKLGHSRAQVLMNLLGQEQNEPPIAKRTCFPLQAKRKQIGDPPAIAAELLILGYPLELMDGETAHVPLVWISSVLDKLITLLGDKKVFVLSVLGLQSSGKPTLLNTMFGLQFAASAGRCTRGAFMQLLTVDAEMREQLQYDLILVVDTEGLRPPELSPAGTLTHDNELATFIVGLSNMALINIMGENTCEMQDILQICVQAFMRMKSIKMKPSCIFVHQNIADTSAHDKNKEGKRRLLENLDKMTRTAAKEENREFSSFSDIIQFDVDSQVFYFKNLLEGDPPMAPPNLSYSQNVQELKEKVLSIARWQKDCTLLSLSEFKIRLTDLWDALLKENFVFSFRNTLEIMVYNKLEENYAKWSWRLRKHALETESRLHNQIMSGQLQSVDMAELKRDFDGIHKELKDEIDRYFKEEKHIEILIQWRANIDKRMEMLRSELTEETENQCKELLSSRRSRAELDKRKSEYEKDLLTRSKTLASKLQDKKLSDDEIRKEFNTLWVAWSSDVSSETLRKQPINVKAVVENTLLKRFEKNTDIINDILEKREQFEFKLNEHVKLSHYEHIKAIVWLNAKEHTGKKLTQKIQDEVNRCIMRREEKKMDFSENFIYELLDKIEHDISVCEKEEKIQFQLKYKVGISVHTCTKAIERFEKMHEKFQKANDPLTYFNSQREDYFQIFKQSCEGASSVVIFVHLLCNQLKTAMQQASYDKSSVQIVHDLKSNHEAFSGNRSNLEEHILKDLAEKENFDLYIEYMDQPERYVQFFITKIVVSYSEDSTNTAKILNDNLSLLTDEIVRTVNTVTDAVIREKGNVSMWLDEFCSQLGNHMAISREDVRNTEREDITDLLFLKNTLVESLLKMVENVKEENKKSLNLGMFRKRPDEMLFQQMSGCWEQCPFCKAVCTNTMPNHDTDHCVEFHRPRALAGMYYSNTENFCLDFCTSAVISDEEFKPHPESKWIPFKKYREAGPPYGSWNITPDGSEKCYWKWFIYTFRSKLEEKYKLKFKGKGIIPGSWTRFTKQDALQEVDGGINNRKNMIE from the exons ATGGATAATTCAAATcagccaaagaaaagaaatcagctGGCCTTAGACTACATCCATCAACTTATGATGTTGGACTGCAATGCAAGATACATAGGGACAAAATCAAGTGCTGCAGTTTGTGAGGAAAAATGTTCCACTGTTGAAAGCGGTGATGATTTCTTAAATACTGAGAGTGACGATACTGAAGAAGATGAAAACCAAGGCATTCATCCAATGGATATTCACATAGCAGTGTTCCTTTGTGCCGATGATTTCCTAAGGCAGTACATTTGTACAAAACTGGCCATGTGTCAGTTCGCCTTACCTCTGCTTGTTCCTGACCCCGGCACCGGAGAGGTGGAGTTCCCTCTGTGGGCTCTGAGACAGGTACGGAAATCCTGGAAATGCAGGCAGGAATCAGCTGGTACTGCAGTGCAGCGGTACGATGACCAGTTAATGAGCAGCACTCCAGCTCCAATCATCTCCTTCATCAGACTCGGATCATCTTCACAGTCCAAATCGCAAATCTTGAACAACATCATCAGCAAACAGAAGCACGATGTTTTCTTCCATCGGCACTGTAGGGGCAGCACCCCCAATCGCTCGCTCATGGATGGGGTTGTGGAGGTTTCCTGGTACCTCCctggaggaaggagagatgacacttttgacagctgtgtggctTTCATGAATCTCCATGGTGACGCCAGCAAACATCCCAGGCAGCTGGAGTTTCTACAGGATGTTAGCACAGTGAATCTGGTTCTGCTTTCAGAGAATGGCCTTGATGAAGAAGCAAAGAGAATCTCTAAAGCTCTGTTTGACTCACCTGTGCCTCTGATCTGTCTCTTTTCTGGAAAGGAGAAAGTTCTACCTGGGCCAAACAGAACAAGGGTTAGACTGGCAGTCAAGAACAAGAATGAAGCTCTTCTATCTGATGAAATTACCCATCACATCAAGCGGTGtgttaattatcaattaaaaaagaacagagaaccacaaaaaaacagtctaGAAAAATGCTTAGGcgctggaaaaaaacactttaaagttgatgaagaaaaatatacatgcaaacTCGGACACTCACGCGCTCAGGTACTGATGAACCTACTAGgacaagaacaaaatgaacCTCCCATCGCCAAGAGGACATGCTTCCCTCTGCAGG CGAAAAGGAAGCAAATTGGTGATCCACCAGCCATTGCAGCTGAATTGTTAATTTTGGGATACCCTCTTGAACTGATGGATGGAGAAACTGCTCATGTACCTCTAGTGTGGATAAGTTCTGTCCTGGACAAACTGATCACTCTGCTTGGGGACAAGAAGGTGTttgtcctgtctgtgctggggcTGCAGAGTTCAGGCAAGCCCACCTTGCTGAACACCATGTTTGGGCTGCAGTTTGCAGCGAGTGCAGGAAGATGCACCAGGGGAGCTTTCATGCAGTTACTGACCGTGGATGCAGAGATGAGGGAGCAGCTGCAGTATGACCTCATCCTGGTGGTGGATACAGAAGGCCTGAGACCACCAGAGCTCAGCCCTGCAGGCACCCTGACACATGACAATGAGCTGGCCACCTTCATTGTTGGGCTCAGCAACATGGCTCTAATCAACATCATGGGTGAAAATACATGTGAAATGCAAGACATTCTGCAGATTTGTGTTCAGGCTTTCATGAGGATGAAATCTATTAAGATGAAACCAAGCTGCATCTTTGTCCATCAAAATATTGCAGACACATCTGCACATGACAAGAATAAGGAGGGAAAAAGGCGTCTTCTAGAGAACCTGGATAAAATGACTCGCACTGCTGCAAAAGAAGAGAATCGTGAATTTAGCAGCTTCTCTGACATAATACAGTTTGATGTTGACTCTCAGGTTTTCTACTTCAAAAATCTCCTGGAGGGAGACCCTCCCATGGCTCCTCCTAACCTCTCCTACAGCCAGAATgtgcaggagctgaaggagaaggtTCTCTCCATAGCACGTTGGCAGAAAGACTGtacactgctctctctgtcagagtttAAAATAAGACTCACTGATCTCTGGGATGCCCTGCTGAAGGAGAattttgtgttcagtttcaGAAATACTTTGGAGATCATGGTGTACAACAAGCTTGAGGAAAACTATGCAAAGTGGTCATGGAGACTGAGAAAGCATGCCCTGGAGACTGAGAGCAGACTGCACAACCAAATAATGAGCGGTCAACTGCAGAGTGTGGATATGGCTGAACTGAAAAGGGATTTTGATGGGATTCACAAAGAACTCAAGGATGAAATAGACAGAtattttaaagaagaaaaacacatagaAATACTCATCCAGTGGAGAGCAAACATTGATAAAAGAATGGAAATGCTGAGGTCTGAACTCACTGAGGAAACAGAGAATCAGTGCAAGGAATTACTGAGCAGCAGGAGAagcagagcagaacttgacAAAAGGAAGTCAGAATATGAGAAGGATTTACTGACAAGAAGCAAAACTCTGGCATCTAAGCTACAGGATAAGAAACTCAGTGATGATGAAATAAGGAAAGAATTCAACACACTGTGGGTTGCATGGTCCAGTGATGTGTCGTCAGAAACACTCCGAAAGCAACCAATCAATGTGAAGGCAGTGGTGGAAAATACCCTCCTGAAGCGCTTTGAGAAGAACACAGACATAATCAATGACATACTGGAGAAAAGGGAGCAGTTTGAgtttaaactgaatgaacaTGTTAAATTGTCACATTACGAGCACATCAAGGCAATAGTTTGGTTGAATGCAAAAGAACACACTGGTAAGAAactcacacaaaaaatacaagatGAAGTAAACAGATGCATCatgagaagagaagagaaaaaaatggatttcagtgaAAACTTCATCTATGAACTGCTAGATAAAATAGAGCAtgatatttctgtctgtgagaaagaggaaaaaattcAATTCCAACTGAAATACAAAGTTGGCATTtctgttcacacatgcactaaAGCAATAGAGAGGTTtgagaaaatgcatgaaaaatttCAGAAAGCAAACGATCCCCTCACATATTTCAACAGCCAGAGGGAAGATTACTTCCAGATTTTCAAACAGTCTTGTGAAGGTGCAAGTTCAGTTGTaatttttgtgcatttactTTGCAACCAGctaaaaacagcaatgcaacAGGCATCATATGATAAATCAAGTGTTCAAATTGTACATGATTTAAAATCAAACCATGAAGCCTTCAGTGGTAACAGATCAAACCTAGAGGAACACATACTGAAAGACCTTGCTGAGAAGGAGAATTTTGACCTCTATATTGAGTATATGGATCAGCCAGAAAGATACGTTCAATTTTTTATTACAAAGATTGTTGTATCATACAGTGAAGACAgtacaaatacagcaaaaatacTTAATGACAATCTGTCTTTGTTGACAGATGAAATTGTGAGAACAGTCAACACAGTGACCGATGCTGTGATAAGAGAGAAGGGCAATGTCTCTATGTGGCTGGATGAATTCTGCTCACAGCTTGGAAATCACATGGCAATTTCGAGAGAAgatgtcagaaacacagagagagaagacatAACAGACCTGCTGTTTCTCAAAAACACGTTGGTCGAGTCACTTCttaaaatggtggaaaatgtaAAGGAGGAAAACAAGAAGAGTCTTAACCTGGGCATGTTCAGAAAAAGGCCTGATGAGATGCTGTTCCAGCAGATGAGTGGGTGCTGGGAGCAGTGTCCTTTCTGCAAAGCCGTCTGCACCAACACCATGCCCAACCACGACACAGATCACTGCGTGGAGTTCCATCGCCCCAGAGCTTTGGCTGGTATGTACTACAGTAACACAGAAAATTTTTGTCTTGACTTTTGCACCTCTGCAGTCATTAGTGATGAAGAATTCAAGCCCCACCCTGAATCCAAATggatccctttcaagaaataCAGAGAAGCAGGACCCCCCTATGGCTCTTGGAACATCACTCCAGATGGCAGTGAGAAATGCTACTGGAAATGGTTCATCTACACTTTCAGATCAAAGCTGGAAGAGAAATACAAGCTCAAATTTAAAGGCAAAGGCATAATACCGGGGTCATGGACCAGATTTACAAAGCAGGATGCACTGCAGGAGGTGGATGGGGGCATAAATAACAGGAAGAACATGATTGAATGA
- the prmt5 gene encoding protein arginine N-methyltransferase 5 isoform X1: protein MMASASTGSRVSCGRDLSCVPEVADTLAAVARLGFDFLCMPLFHPRFRREFDLDPARARHGAHTRSDLLLCGRDWNTLIVGKLSPWIQTDSEVETERKNSESALVQELNFSAYLGLPAFMISLKGPHCANLARILLNHIHTGHHSCMFWIRVPLLAPEGVRDDIIENEPVKHTDDGGADEKTWAWWHSFRTLCDYNKRICLAIEIGADMPSDSVIDKWLGEPIKAAILPTSIFLTNKKGFPVLSKAHQRIIFRLFKLEAQFIFTGTSRHSEKDFRSYLQYLEYLNQNRPAPNSYELFAKGYEDYLQSPLQPLMDNLESQTYEVFEKDPIKYSQYQQAVYKCLLDRVPEEEKDTNVQVLMVLGAGRGPLVNASLRAAKQADRKLRVYAVEKNPNAVITLENWRFEEWGDQVTVVSCDMREWAAPEKADIIVSELLGSFGDNELSPECLDGAQHFLKDDGVSIPCSYTSFLAPLSSSKLYNEVRGCRERDKDPECHFETPYVVRLHNFHQLADPKPCFTFTHPSTDMNNNRYQCLRFSVQCNSVLHGFAGYFETTLYGDVTLSIKPETHSPGMFSWFPILFPLKQPIPLSRGDDVSVRFWRCNNGKKVWYEWAVTEPVCSAIHNPAGRSYTIGL from the exons ATGATGGCGTCGGCGAGCACCGGGAGCCGGGTGTCGTGCGGGAGAGACCTGAGCTGCGTGCCCGAGGTGGCGGACACCCTCGCCGCTGTCGCCAGGCTCGG gtttGATTTCCTGTGCATGCCCTTGTTCCACCCGCGGTTCCGTCGGGAGTTTGATCTGGACCCGGCGCGGGCTCGTCACGGGGCACACACCCGTTCGGACCTGCTGCTGTGTGGGCGAG ACTGGAACACGCTGATTGTGGGCAAGCTGTCGCCATGGATACAGACCGATTCCGAGGTGGAGACGGAGCGCAAGAACTCCGAGTCG GCCCTGGTGCAGGAGCTGAATTTCTCGGCGTACCTGGGTCTGCCGGCCTTCATGATCTCCCTGAAGGGTCCCCACTGCGCCAACTTGGCCCGCATACTGCTCAACCACATCCACACCGGACACCACTCCTGCATG TTCTGGATTCGTGTGCCGCTGTTGGCCCCTGAGGGTGTGCGTGATGACATCATTGAAAACGAGCCAGTCAAACACACGGATGATGGCGGTGCTGACGAGAAGACCTGGGCTTG GTGGCATTCCTTCCGCACACTCTGTGACTACAACAAGAGGATCTGCCTGG CCATTGAAATCGGCGCAGACATGCCCTCTGACTCTGTGATTGACAAATGGCTTGGGGAACCAATCAAAGCAGCCATTCTACCCACCAGCATCTTCCTAACCAATAAGAAAGGGTTTCCTGTCCTGTCCAAGGCCCACCAGCGAATCATATTCCGTCTTTTTAAG ctgGAAGCTCAGTTCATCTTCACAGGGACCAGCCGGCACAGTGAGAAGGATTTCCGCTCCTACCTGCAGTACCTGGAGTACCTGAACCAGAACCGGCCTGCCCCCAACTCCTACGAGCTCTTCGCCAAGGGCTACGAGGACTACCTCCAGTCCccgctgcag CCTCTCATGGATAATCTTGAATCCCAGACGTATGAAGTCTTTGAGAAAGATCCCATTAAATACTCCCAGTACCAGCAG GCTGTGTACAAGTGTCTGCTGGACAGAGTgccagaggaggagaaggacacCAATGTGCA GGTTTTGATGGTGCTGGGGGCGGGGCGTGGCCCCCTGGTAAACGCCTCCTTGCGTGCGGCGAAGCAGGCGGATCGGAAGCTCAGGGTCTACGCCGTGGAAAAGAACCCCAACGCGGTCATCAC gctggaAAACTGGCGGTTCGAGGAGTGGGGAGATCAGGTGACCGTGGTGTCATGTGACATGCGGGAATGGGCAGCGCCAGAGAAGGCTGACATCATCGTTAGCGAGCTGCTGGGGTCCTTCGGGGACAACGAGCTGTCCCCAGAATGCCTGGATGGAGCACAGCACTTCCTGAAGG atgaCGGGGTGAGCATCCCGTGCTCCTACACCTCCTTCCTGGCCCCCCTGTCCTCCTCTAAGCTGTATAACGAGGTGCGGGGGTGCAGAGAGCGGGACAAGGACCCCGAGTGTCACTTTGAGACCCCCTACGTGGTGCGGCTGCACAACTTCCACCAGCTGGCCGACCCCAAGCCCTGCTTCACCTTCACACACCCGTCTACAG atatGAATAATAACAGGTATCAGTGCCTCCGGTTCTCGGTGCAGTGTAACTCGGTGCTTCACGGCTTCGCTGGATACTTCGAGACCACTCTGTACGGAGACGTCACACTCA gtaTTAAACCAGAGACACACTCCCCCGGAATGTTCTCCTGGTTCCCCATCCTGTTTCCACTCAAA CAGCCCATTCCCCTGTCGCGGGGTGATGATGTCAGCGTGAGGTTCTGGAGGTGTAATAATGGGAAGAAGGTGTGGTATGAGTGGGCTGTGACTGAGCCCGTCTGCTCCGCCATCCACAACCCAGCGGGCCGGTCCTACACCATCGGCCTGTAG
- the prmt5 gene encoding protein arginine N-methyltransferase 5 isoform X2 encodes MMASASTGSRVSCGRDLSCVPEVADTLAAVARLGFDFLCMPLFHPRFRREFDLDPARARHGAHTRSDLLLCGRDWNTLIVGKLSPWIQTDSEVETERKNSESALVQELNFSAYLGLPAFMISLKGPHCANLARILLNHIHTGHHSCMFWIRVPLLAPEGVRDDIIENEPVKHTDDGGADEKTWAWWHSFRTLCDYNKRICLAIEIGADMPSDSVIDKWLGEPIKAAILPTSIFLTNKKGFPVLSKAHQRIIFRLFKLEAQFIFTGTSRHSEKDFRSYLQYLEYLNQNRPAPNSYELFAKGYEDYLQSPLQPLMDNLESQTYEVFEKDPIKYSQYQQAVYKCLLDRVPEEEKDTNVQVLMVLGAGRGPLVNASLRAAKQADRKLRVYAVEKNPNAVITLENWRFEEWGDQVTVVSCDMREWAAPEKADIIVSELLGSFGDNELSPECLDGAQHFLKDDGVSIPCSYTSFLAPLSSSKLYNEVRGCRERDKDPECHFETPYVVRLHNFHQLADPKPCFTFTHPSTDMNNNRYQCLRFSVQCNSVLHGFAGYFETTLYGDVTLSIKPETHSPGMFSWFPILFPLKQPIPLSRGDDVSVRFWRCNNGKKVWYEWAVTEPVCSAIHNPAGRSYTIGL; translated from the exons ATGATGGCGTCGGCGAGCACCGGGAGCCGGGTGTCGTGCGGGAGAGACCTGAGCTGCGTGCCCGAGGTGGCGGACACCCTCGCCGCTGTCGCCAGGCTCGG gtttGATTTCCTGTGCATGCCCTTGTTCCACCCGCGGTTCCGTCGGGAGTTTGATCTGGACCCGGCGCGGGCTCGTCACGGGGCACACACCCGTTCGGACCTGCTGCTGTGTGGGCGAG ACTGGAACACGCTGATTGTGGGCAAGCTGTCGCCATGGATACAGACCGATTCCGAGGTGGAGACGGAGCGCAAGAACTCCGAGTCG GCCCTGGTGCAGGAGCTGAATTTCTCGGCGTACCTGGGTCTGCCGGCCTTCATGATCTCCCTGAAGGGTCCCCACTGCGCCAACTTGGCCCGCATACTGCTCAACCACATCCACACCGGACACCACTCCTGCATG TTCTGGATTCGTGTGCCGCTGTTGGCCCCTGAGGGTGTGCGTGATGACATCATTGAAAACGAGCCAGTCAAACACACGGATGATGGCGGTGCTGACGAGAAGACCTGGGCTTG GTGGCATTCCTTCCGCACACTCTGTGACTACAACAAGAGGATCTGCCTGG CCATTGAAATCGGCGCAGACATGCCCTCTGACTCTGTGATTGACAAATGGCTTGGGGAACCAATCAAAGCAGCCATTCTACCCACCAGCATCTTCCTAACCAATAAGAAAGGGTTTCCTGTCCTGTCCAAGGCCCACCAGCGAATCATATTCCGTCTTTTTAAG ctgGAAGCTCAGTTCATCTTCACAGGGACCAGCCGGCACAGTGAGAAGGATTTCCGCTCCTACCTGCAGTACCTGGAGTACCTGAACCAGAACCGGCCTGCCCCCAACTCCTACGAGCTCTTCGCCAAGGGCTACGAGGACTACCTCCAGTCCccgctgcag CCTCTCATGGATAATCTTGAATCCCAGACGTATGAAGTCTTTGAGAAAGATCCCATTAAATACTCCCAGTACCAGCAG GCTGTGTACAAGTGTCTGCTGGACAGAGTgccagaggaggagaaggacacCAATGTGCA GGTTTTGATGGTGCTGGGGGCGGGGCGTGGCCCCCTGGTAAACGCCTCCTTGCGTGCGGCGAAGCAGGCGGATCGGAAGCTCAGGGTCTACGCCGTGGAAAAGAACCCCAACGCGGTCATCAC gctggaAAACTGGCGGTTCGAGGAGTGGGGAGATCAGGTGACCGTGGTGTCATGTGACATGCGGGAATGGGCAGCGCCAGAGAAGGCTGACATCATCGTTAGCGAGCTGCTGGGGTCCTTCGGGGACAACGAGCTGTCCCCAGAATGCCTGGATGGAGCACAGCACTTCCTGAAGG atgaCGGGGTGAGCATCCCGTGCTCCTACACCTCCTTCCTGGCCCCCCTGTCCTCCTCTAAGCTGTATAACGAGGTGCGGGGGTGCAGAGAGCGGGACAAGGACCCCGAGTGTCACTTTGAGACCCCCTACGTGGTGCGGCTGCACAACTTCCACCAGCTGGCCGACCCCAAGCCCTGCTTCACCTTCACACACCCGTCTACAG atatGAATAATAACAGGTATCAGTGCCTCCGGTTCTCGGTGCAGTGTAACTCGGTGCTTCACGGCTTCGCTGGATACTTCGAGACCACTCTGTACGGAGACGTCACACTCA gtaTTAAACCAGAGACACACTCCCCCGGAATGTTCTCCTGGTTCCCCATCCTGTTTCCACTCAAA CAGCCCATTCCCCTGTCGCGGGGTGATGATGTCAGCGTGAGGTTCTGGAGGTGTAATAATGGGAAGAAG GTGTGGTATGAGTGGGCTGTGACTGAGCCCGTCTGCTCCGCCATCCACAACCCAGCGGGCCGGTCCTACACCATCGGGCTGTAG